One window from the genome of Pseudoalteromonas sp. '520P1 No. 423' encodes:
- the tuf gene encoding elongation factor Tu gives MAKEKFERSKPHVNVGTIGHVDHGKTTLTAAITNVLAKVYGGDAKDFAAIDNAPEERERGITISTSHVEYDTPTRHYAHVDCPGHADYVKNMITGAAQMDGAILVVAATDGPMPQTREHILLSRQVGVPYIIVFMNKCDMVDDEELLELVEMEVRELLSEYEFPGDDLPLIAGSALKALEGEKEWEDKIVELAEALDSYIPEPERDIDKDFIMPIEDVFSIQGRGTVVTGRVEAGIINVNDAVEIVGIKETTVSTCTGVEMFRKLLDEGRAGENIGALLRGTKREDVERGQVLAAPGTINPHTKFESEVYVLSKDEGGRHTPFFKGYRPQFYFRTTDVTGDVQLPEGVEMVMPGDNVKMVVELICPIAMDEGLRFAIREGGRTVGAGVVASIVE, from the coding sequence ATGGCAAAAGAAAAGTTTGAACGTTCGAAACCGCATGTTAACGTTGGTACAATTGGTCACGTAGATCACGGTAAAACAACTCTAACAGCAGCAATCACAAACGTACTTGCAAAAGTATACGGCGGTGACGCTAAAGATTTCGCAGCAATCGATAATGCGCCAGAAGAAAGAGAACGCGGTATCACTATCTCAACTTCTCACGTTGAATACGATACTCCAACTCGTCACTACGCACACGTAGATTGTCCTGGTCACGCCGATTACGTTAAAAACATGATCACTGGTGCTGCTCAAATGGATGGTGCTATCTTAGTAGTAGCTGCAACTGACGGCCCTATGCCACAAACTCGTGAGCATATCCTTCTTTCTCGTCAGGTTGGCGTTCCTTACATCATCGTTTTCATGAACAAATGTGACATGGTTGATGATGAAGAGCTACTTGAACTAGTAGAAATGGAAGTTCGTGAACTTCTTTCTGAATACGAATTCCCAGGTGATGATTTACCACTAATCGCTGGTTCTGCTCTTAAAGCGCTTGAAGGCGAGAAAGAGTGGGAAGATAAGATCGTTGAGCTTGCAGAAGCACTAGATTCTTACATCCCAGAGCCAGAGCGTGACATCGATAAAGATTTCATCATGCCTATCGAAGATGTTTTCTCAATCCAAGGTCGTGGTACAGTTGTAACTGGTCGTGTTGAAGCTGGTATCATCAACGTAAATGATGCAGTAGAAATCGTTGGTATCAAAGAAACTACAGTTTCTACATGTACTGGTGTTGAAATGTTCCGTAAGCTTCTAGACGAAGGTCGTGCTGGTGAGAACATTGGTGCACTTCTACGTGGTACTAAGCGTGAAGACGTTGAGCGTGGTCAAGTACTAGCAGCTCCAGGTACTATCAACCCTCATACTAAGTTTGAGTCTGAAGTATACGTACTTTCAAAAGATGAAGGTGGTCGTCATACTCCATTCTTCAAAGGTTACCGTCCACAGTTCTACTTCCGTACAACTGACGTAACTGGTGATGTTCAATTACCAGAAGGCGTAGAAATGGTTATGCCTGGTGATAACGTTAAGATGGTTGTTGAACTTATCTGTCCAATCGCGATGGACGAAGGTTTACGCTTCGCTATCCGTGAAGGTGGCCGTACTGTAGGTGCTGGTGTTGTTGCTAGCATCGTAGAATAA
- a CDS encoding class I SAM-dependent methyltransferase — MTAKDHWENVYRTKSSNEVSWFQSHSTKSLELINSIGLPLFASLIDVGGGASVLVDDLIKLGYSNVNILDISPAALKTSQKRLGNASKQVKWIEADITEERLKALKIDLWHDRAVFHFLTEKDQRQRYIDNLNHILNKGGHVIIATFADDGPQKCSGLDICQYNEKSLVLELGDNFTLVSHHKETHQTPFYTKQNFIYCHFVKN, encoded by the coding sequence ATGACAGCTAAAGATCACTGGGAAAATGTATATAGAACTAAATCATCTAATGAGGTGAGCTGGTTTCAATCTCATAGTACTAAGTCACTTGAGCTTATAAATTCAATTGGTTTACCTTTATTTGCATCTTTGATAGATGTAGGAGGCGGTGCGTCAGTTTTAGTAGATGATTTGATTAAACTCGGTTACTCAAACGTAAATATTTTAGACATATCGCCTGCGGCATTAAAAACCTCTCAAAAACGCTTAGGAAATGCTTCAAAGCAAGTTAAATGGATTGAAGCAGACATTACAGAGGAAAGACTAAAAGCGCTTAAAATTGATTTATGGCATGACAGGGCAGTATTTCATTTTTTGACTGAAAAGGATCAGCGCCAAAGATATATAGATAATTTAAATCATATATTAAATAAAGGCGGTCATGTGATCATTGCGACCTTTGCTGATGATGGTCCGCAGAAGTGCAGTGGCCTAGATATTTGTCAGTATAATGAAAAATCCTTAGTATTAGAGTTAGGTGATAATTTCACTTTAGTCTCCCATCACAAAGAAACGCACCAAACACCTTTTTATACTAAGCAAAATTTTATTTATTGCCATTTTGTAAAAAATTAA